Proteins from one Rosa chinensis cultivar Old Blush chromosome 7, RchiOBHm-V2, whole genome shotgun sequence genomic window:
- the LOC112180051 gene encoding pre-mRNA-splicing factor SPF27 homolog: protein MANTTSTASNEILMLEAPPQGPSWPGPLTNAEIIDALPYIDEDYYASAAVKREVDLMVEEELRRSAKKPADFLKDLPPLAKPNFKNNPVLAREYDRVRASKPPVVLDFSRDKAEMPKRTDEAAWRQALQKAQCFSQHNVVRLENLELMDKYGPDAWIQYNNVLQSLLSRLQKLTHERSQMIGTVNRERKEHQQNTAYELNALSAQWKELSVKNIEIQAACAKIENYIDELKKEAAERGWDLKPMENGPLNSE from the exons ATGGCGAACACCACCTCCACCGCCAGCAACGAAATCTTAATGTTAGAAGCTCCGCCGCAAGGTCCATCGTGGCCGGGCCCCTTAACCAACGCCGAGATCATCGACGCCTTGCCGTACATCGACGAAGACTACTACGCCAGCGCAGCCGTCAAGAGAGAGGTCGACCTCATGGTGGAGGAAGAGCTCCGTCGCAGCGCCAAAAAGCCCGCCGATTTCCTCAAAGACTTGCCTCCACTCGCCAAGCCCAATTTCAAG AATAATCCAGTTCTGGCGAGAGAGTACGACCGCGTGAGAGCTTCCAAGCCTCCCGTGGTTCTTGATTTCTCCAGAGATAAAGCGGAGATGCCGAAGAGGACTGATGAAGCTGCTTGGAGACAGGCTCTTCAGAAAGCTCAGTGCTTTTCGCAGCACAATGTCGTCAG ATTGGAGAATTTGGAGCTGATGGATAAGTATGGCCCTGACGCCTGGATTCAGTACAACAATGTATTGCAATCACTTTTGTCGAG ATTGCAGAAATTAACTCATGAACGCTCTCAAATGATTGGAACCGTGAATCGTGAAAGGAAAGAACATCAG CAAAACACTGCATATGAGCTTAATGCTTTATCTGCGCAATGGAAGGAACTTTCTGTGAAAAACATAGAAATTCAAGCCGCATGtgctaaaattgaaaattatatagATGAACTCAAAAAGGAAGCTGCAGAGAG AGGCTGGGACTTAAAACCAATGGAGAATGGCCCGTTGAATTCTGAATGA